A genomic segment from Nicotiana tabacum cultivar K326 chromosome 9, ASM71507v2, whole genome shotgun sequence encodes:
- the LOC107772576 gene encoding LOW QUALITY PROTEIN: 3,9-dihydroxypterocarpan 6A-monooxygenase (The sequence of the model RefSeq protein was modified relative to this genomic sequence to represent the inferred CDS: deleted 1 base in 1 codon), whose amino-acid sequence MFQSRQWHTSKNVFFFFLVWLISTIFIRKLFRNRSTSSCLPPSPIALPIIGHLHLLGHLPHQAFHKLSNQYGPLIHLRLGSVPCVVASSQEMAKKFLKTHEISFASRPKTVAVDCLAYDAKGFSFAPYGPYTKSMKKLCVSELLGGRTIDLLLPDRRDEIRRFIALLTEKAKSNEAVDLGGELLRLANNVVSRMLMSKRCSENEDEAGGMRKLIQEFAELTGKFNLSDFMWFCKDIDLQGFRKSAIDVRNRFDEMIERIINEHQVTRRKRNNEGEVVKDLLDILLDKQEDESFEIRLSRENIKAFIMDMFAAGSDTSAITIEWAVAELINHPSIMQKAVQEIDSVVGKNRLVEESDIENLPYLQAIIKETLRLHPAAPMIVRISSEDCKIGAYVIPAKTRLFVNVWSINRNQDYRENPLEFQPERFLSEERISGRVQLDVRGQHYEFLPFGSGRRGCPGTSLALKLVHTTLSAMIQCFQWKVNKEGNDKMVDMEEGPGITIPRAHPLICVPVARIDALLPSMCG is encoded by the exons ATGTTCCAATCACGGCAATGGCATACATCCAAGaatgtattttttttcttccttgtATGGCTAATTTCAACCATCTTTATTCGAAAGCTATTCAGAAACCGCAGCACATCTTCTTGTCTCCCTCCAAGCCcaattgcacttccaatcataGGCCACCTTCATCTTCTTGGTCATTTACCACACCAAGCATTTCACAAGCTTTCAAACCAGTATGGACCCTTGATCCACTTAAGACTTGGCTCTGTGCCTTGTGTAGTTGCTTCTTCACAAGAAATGGCGAAAAAGTTcctcaaaactcatgaaatcTCATTCGCTAGTCGACCAAAAACAGTTGCAGTAGACTGCTTAGCTTATGATGCAAAAGGCTTCTCTTTTGCACCTTATGGACCTTACACAAAATCCATGAAGAAGCTATGCGTTTCTGAACTTCTTGGTGGTCGAACAATTGACTTGCTTCTTCCAGATAGACGCGATGAAATACGGCGTTTTATAGCATTACTAACAGAAAAGGCCAAATCTAATGAGGCTGTGGATCTGGGAGGTGAGCTTTTAAGGTTGGCAAATAATGTTGTTTCAAGAATGCTAATGAGCAAAAGATGTTCTGAGAATGAAGATGAAGCTGGGGGTATGAGAAAGCTCATTCAAGAGTTTGCTGAACTGACTGGAAAGTTTAATTTATCAGATTTTATGTGGTTTTGTAAGGATATTGATTTGCAGGGATTTCGAAAAAGTGCAATAGACGTCCGCAACAGGTTTGATGAGATGATTGAGAGAATCATAAATGAGCACCAAGTGACAAGGAGGAAGAGAAATAATGAAGGTGAAGTAGTCAAAGACCTACTTGATATTTTGCTAGATAAACAGGAAGATGAAAGCTTTGAGATACGATTAAGCAGAGAGAACATCAAAGCCTTTATCATG GACATGTTTGCTGCTGGAAGTGATACATCAGCTATTACGATAGAGTGGGCAGTAGCGGAGCTGATTAACCATCCAAGCATAATGCAGAAAGCGGTACAAGAAATTGATTCCGTCGTTGGAAAGAACCGTCTCGTCGAAGAATCGGACATAGAAAACCTTCCCTACCTTCAAGCCATCATCAAAGAAACTCTA AGACTTCATCCTGCAGCACCAATGATAGTCAGAATATCAAGTGAAGACTGCAAAATAGGGGCATATGTAATTCCAGCAAAGACTAGACTATTCGTTAATGTTTGGAGTATTAACAGGAATCAAGATTACCGGGAAAATCCACTTGAATTTCAACCAGAAAGATTTTTGAGTGAAGAGAGAATAAGCGGTAGAGTTCAATTAGATGTAAGGGGACAACACTATGAATTTTTGCCATTTGGATCTGGCCGAAGGGGCTGCCCAGGAACTTCATTAGCATTGAAATTAGTTCATACAACTCTTTCAGCAATGATTCAATGCTTTCAATGGAAAGTTAATAAAGAAGGAAATGATAAGATGGTGGATATGGAGGAGGGACCTGGCATCACTATTCCTCGAGCCCATCCTTTAATCTGTGTTCCAGTGGCTAGGATTGATGCCCTCCTACCTAGTATGTGTGGTTAA
- the LOC142164382 gene encoding kirola-like, whose product MALSGELEFEVEIKSPGSVFVEIYGSNKEYLPKICSKIVPRIDLLEGEWGQVGCVIMVYYSIDGVEMISKELVEAVDEKNKSIVYNLLEGELMKLYKTLRFTFQIISKNEAEFVKTTIEYEKLSEDVPFPDKLKEFVTAVTKTIDVHYCQVSNDQ is encoded by the exons ATGGCATTGAGTGGTGAGCTAGAATTTGAGGTGGAAATTAAGTCTCCAGGGAGCGTTTTCGTCGAAATATACGGCAGTAACAAAGAATATCTCCCTAAAATATGCTCTAAAATTGTTCCACGCATTGACTTACTTGAAGGAGAGTGGGGACAAGTTGGATGTGTTATCATGGTATATTATTCTATTG ATGGTGTGGAGATGATTTCGAAGGAGTTGGTGGAAGCAGTAGATGAGAAAAACAAGTCAATTGTATACAATCTGCTTGAAGGAGAACTAATGAAGTTGTATAAGACCCTTAGGTTTACCTTCCAAATTATATCAAAGAATGAGGCTGAATTTGTCAAGACAACGATCGAATATGAGAAGCTGAGCGAAGATGTTCCATTTCCCGATAAGTTGAAGGAATTTGTTACTGCAGTCACCAAAACCATTGATGTACATTATTGCCAAGTTTCAAATGACCAATGA